The Cronobacter sakazakii genome has a window encoding:
- a CDS encoding bestrophin family protein — MIVRPPQHWFARLFVWHGSVLAKISTRLLLNFLLSVTVIFFLPWYEALGIKLTTAPFSILGVAIAIFLGFRNSTCFARFNEARLIWGQLVIHCRSLLRTARTLLPDNAQELHHLVNLEVAFCHCLRLTLRRRKLDNVLDRYLTRSEMARVMNSNSPCNTILLIMAEWLAARRNGLSDILFQTLDQHINQLAAVLAGCERIANTPPPFAYSLMLHRTVYCFCIMLPFALVTDLHFMTPFVSVFISYTFIALDTLAEELEDPFGTEDNDLPLDALCNNIEIDLREMNEEAQKPAKLLPNRHYQLT; from the coding sequence ATGATTGTTCGTCCCCCTCAGCACTGGTTTGCCCGACTCTTTGTCTGGCATGGTTCCGTATTAGCCAAAATATCCACGCGTCTACTCCTTAATTTCCTGCTCTCCGTGACGGTTATTTTCTTTTTACCGTGGTATGAGGCGCTCGGAATAAAACTGACCACCGCCCCTTTTAGTATTCTGGGGGTGGCGATTGCGATTTTTCTTGGATTTCGAAATAGCACCTGTTTTGCCCGTTTTAATGAAGCGCGCCTGATTTGGGGGCAACTGGTTATCCACTGCCGTTCACTGCTGCGCACTGCCCGCACATTGCTGCCGGATAACGCACAGGAGCTGCATCATCTGGTGAATCTGGAGGTAGCGTTTTGCCACTGCCTGCGCCTGACGCTGCGCCGCAGGAAGCTCGACAATGTGCTTGACCGCTATCTCACCCGCAGTGAAATGGCGCGCGTAATGAACAGCAATTCTCCCTGCAATACGATTTTACTTATTATGGCTGAGTGGCTTGCCGCGCGGCGCAACGGGCTGTCCGATATTCTCTTTCAGACACTCGATCAGCATATTAATCAGCTTGCGGCAGTACTGGCGGGCTGCGAGCGCATCGCCAATACGCCGCCGCCGTTCGCCTATTCGCTGATGCTGCACCGCACGGTTTATTGCTTCTGTATTATGCTGCCGTTCGCGCTGGTGACTGACCTGCATTTTATGACGCCCTTTGTGTCCGTGTTTATTTCGTACACGTTTATTGCGCTCGATACGCTGGCCGAAGAGCTGGAAGACCCTTTCGGCACCGAAGATAACGATCTGCCGCTGGACGCGCTTTGCAATAATATTGAAATAGACTTACGTGAAATGAACGAAGAGGCGCAAAAACCGGCTAAATTATTGCCGAACCGGCATTATCAGCTTACCTAA
- a CDS encoding general stress protein: protein MAQHRGGSGNFAEDRERASEAGRKGGQNSGGNFKNDRERAAEAGRKGGRSSSRSSS from the coding sequence ATGGCTCAACATCGTGGTGGTTCAGGTAATTTTGCTGAGGATCGTGAACGCGCTTCTGAAGCCGGTCGTAAAGGCGGCCAGAATAGCGGCGGAAATTTTAAAAATGACCGCGAGCGTGCCGCAGAAGCTGGCCGTAAAGGCGGTAGAAGCAGCAGCCGTTCGTCTTCCTGA
- a CDS encoding OBAP family protein: MKLQRAVKITLLPLLSLAFLAQAENATPPGADKSTTIRLLETGAAVLQSNAPLKGFDIYLVGFHPMKEIPEKQMEAHHYCHQVNQDFAQCVLFDGNTKEARMNGLEYIISEKLFNQLPAQEKQYWHPHNGEILSGQLIAPGIPEPAEHRLMQDKMNSYGKTWHVWHTGGPGDKGDALPLGPPMLAWSFNRDGEAKPELVSERDKKLGVNTDEIRRSRADLEKFAKPQSGVDALKGQFKGDIKDIPGVVDSSASSEKK, encoded by the coding sequence ATGAAATTACAACGCGCAGTAAAAATAACGTTGCTTCCGCTTCTTTCCCTCGCTTTTTTAGCGCAGGCGGAAAACGCCACACCGCCGGGTGCTGATAAAAGCACGACGATCAGGTTACTGGAAACCGGTGCGGCCGTATTACAAAGCAACGCTCCGTTAAAAGGATTTGATATTTATCTGGTGGGCTTTCATCCGATGAAAGAGATCCCCGAAAAACAGATGGAAGCGCACCACTATTGCCATCAGGTCAATCAGGATTTTGCCCAGTGCGTCTTATTTGACGGTAATACCAAAGAGGCCAGGATGAATGGCCTGGAATATATCATTTCCGAAAAACTGTTTAATCAACTGCCGGCGCAGGAAAAACAGTACTGGCATCCGCACAATGGCGAAATCCTCAGCGGGCAGCTTATCGCGCCGGGTATCCCGGAGCCAGCTGAGCACCGCCTGATGCAGGATAAAATGAACAGCTACGGGAAAACCTGGCATGTCTGGCATACCGGCGGGCCGGGTGATAAAGGCGATGCGTTGCCGCTTGGGCCGCCGATGCTTGCCTGGTCATTTAACCGTGACGGCGAGGCGAAGCCTGAGCTTGTCAGCGAGCGCGACAAAAAGCTTGGCGTCAACACTGACGAAATCCGCCGCTCGCGCGCCGATCTTGAAAAATTCGCGAAGCCGCAAAGCGGCGTCGATGCCCTGAAAGGGCAGTTTAAAGGCGATATCAAAGATATTCCTGGCGTAGTGGACAGCAGCGCTTCGTCTGAGAAAAAATAA
- a CDS encoding cobalamin-independent methionine synthase II family protein: MQRQHAPFRADIVGSFLRPDAIKQARQQFAAGEIDAAHLRKIEDDAIRHAVEQQCACGLHVVTDGEFRRAWWHLDFFGALQGVELVEVNQGIQFNGIQTKAQSVRVTGKVAFGDHPMLEDFRFLKSVSGNAEPKMTIPSPSVLHFRGGAAAIDRNVYPDLKDYFDDLATTWRDAIRAFYDAGCRYLQLDDTVWAYLCSDDQRRQIRERGDDPDELARIYARVLNQALEGKPEDLTIGLHVCRGNFRSSWIAEGGYEPVAEVLFGTVNVDAFFLEYDNDRSGDFAPLRFIRPGKQQVVLGLITTKNGELENPELIKARLEEAAKYVDISQICLSPQCGFASTEEGNSITPAEQWEKVRLVTSVASEVW, from the coding sequence ATGCAGCGTCAACACGCCCCGTTTCGCGCCGATATCGTCGGCAGCTTTTTACGTCCGGATGCCATTAAGCAGGCCCGCCAGCAGTTTGCGGCAGGGGAGATAGACGCCGCGCACCTGCGTAAAATCGAAGACGACGCGATTCGTCACGCCGTTGAACAGCAGTGCGCCTGCGGCCTGCATGTGGTAACCGACGGCGAATTTCGCCGCGCCTGGTGGCATCTCGATTTCTTCGGCGCGCTGCAGGGCGTGGAGCTGGTGGAAGTGAATCAGGGCATCCAGTTCAACGGTATCCAGACCAAAGCGCAGAGCGTGCGCGTCACCGGTAAAGTGGCGTTTGGCGATCACCCGATGCTGGAAGATTTCCGCTTCCTGAAAAGCGTCAGCGGCAATGCCGAGCCGAAAATGACCATTCCAAGCCCGAGCGTGCTGCATTTTCGCGGCGGCGCGGCGGCCATCGACCGCAACGTCTACCCGGATCTGAAGGACTACTTCGACGATCTCGCCACCACCTGGCGTGACGCCATCCGCGCCTTTTACGACGCGGGCTGCCGTTACCTGCAACTGGATGACACCGTCTGGGCGTACCTGTGCTCGGACGATCAGCGCCGTCAAATCCGCGAGCGCGGCGACGACCCGGACGAGCTGGCGCGCATTTATGCCCGCGTGCTGAACCAGGCGCTGGAAGGCAAACCGGAGGATTTAACCATCGGGCTGCACGTCTGTCGCGGGAATTTCCGCTCAAGCTGGATTGCCGAAGGCGGCTATGAGCCGGTGGCCGAAGTGCTGTTTGGCACCGTGAATGTCGATGCGTTTTTCCTGGAATATGACAACGACCGCTCCGGCGATTTCGCGCCGCTGCGCTTTATCCGTCCGGGTAAACAGCAGGTGGTGCTGGGGCTGATTACCACCAAGAATGGTGAGCTGGAGAACCCGGAGCTGATTAAAGCGCGTCTGGAAGAGGCGGCGAAATATGTGGATATCAGCCAGATCTGTTTAAGCCCGCAGTGCGGTTTCGCCTCGACCGAAGAGGGCAACAGCATTACGCCTGCCGAGCAGTGGGAAAAAGTGCGCCTGGTGACGAGTGTCGCCAGCGAAGTGTGGTAA
- the atzF gene encoding allophanate hydrolase gives MSQSSPLFTPLTLAEWRREYQDDPTRITEIYSAAFTNKENNDPAWITRASPSHLEAQIAPLLAAINEGKSLADFPLFGVPFAVKDNIDVAGLPTTAACPAFAYTPQEDATVVAKLKAAGAIVLGKTNLDQFATGLVGTRSPYGAVPNTFNPAYVSGGSSAGSASTVARGLVAFALGTDTAGSGRVPAGFNNIVGLKPTKGWLSNRGVVPACRLNDCVSVFALSAADAFQVASLAGGYDAADAYSRANPRTAPARLPAQPRFAVPDAPEFYGDRHSEAAYRQSLARLEALGATLVPVDFTPFRTLAEQLYQGAWVAERTVAVGEMLNAPADVMDPTVRGIVEGGLKYTACDAWQAEYTRAALARHIAQVLETVDALVVPTSPTIHTLDEMKAEPVRYNSHFGYYTNFTNLADLCALALPGDFRDDGLPAGITLIAPAWHDAALAHFGALWQQAVPLPLGATNKALPAAEPFAPSPHHVRLAVVGAHLRGMPLNHQLTTRDAVFIKETTTAADYRLYALANTTPPKPGLARADSGQPIVVELWDIPLARFGEFVAEIPPPLGIGTLTLADGRAVKGFICEPQALGSATDITEWGGWKAWLARHQSA, from the coding sequence ATGTCACAGAGTTCACCGCTGTTTACGCCTCTGACGCTTGCTGAGTGGCGCAGGGAATATCAGGACGATCCGACGCGCATTACGGAAATTTATTCCGCCGCTTTTACGAATAAAGAAAATAACGATCCGGCGTGGATAACCCGCGCTAGCCCGTCGCATCTTGAAGCCCAAATCGCGCCGTTACTGGCGGCTATTAACGAGGGCAAAAGCCTTGCGGATTTTCCGCTCTTCGGCGTGCCGTTCGCGGTGAAAGACAATATTGACGTTGCCGGGTTACCCACAACGGCCGCCTGTCCGGCGTTTGCGTATACCCCGCAAGAGGACGCCACCGTTGTGGCGAAACTCAAAGCCGCAGGCGCTATCGTGCTTGGCAAAACCAATCTGGATCAGTTCGCGACAGGGCTGGTCGGCACCCGCTCGCCCTACGGCGCGGTGCCGAACACCTTTAACCCGGCCTATGTCAGCGGCGGCTCCAGCGCCGGTTCGGCGTCCACGGTGGCGCGCGGGCTGGTCGCTTTCGCGCTCGGCACCGACACCGCAGGCTCCGGGCGCGTCCCGGCCGGGTTCAACAACATTGTCGGCCTCAAACCCACCAAAGGCTGGCTGTCGAACCGCGGCGTAGTGCCCGCCTGCCGCCTGAACGACTGCGTGTCGGTCTTCGCGTTAAGCGCCGCCGATGCTTTCCAGGTGGCGAGCCTCGCAGGTGGTTATGACGCCGCGGATGCGTACTCGCGCGCTAATCCGCGCACCGCGCCCGCACGACTGCCCGCACAACCCCGTTTTGCGGTGCCTGACGCGCCCGAATTTTATGGCGACCGCCACAGCGAGGCGGCATACCGCCAGAGCCTGGCACGCCTCGAAGCGCTCGGCGCGACGCTGGTGCCGGTCGATTTCACGCCGTTTCGCACGCTTGCGGAGCAGCTCTATCAGGGCGCCTGGGTCGCCGAGCGCACCGTCGCGGTGGGCGAGATGCTCAATGCGCCAGCGGACGTCATGGACCCGACCGTGCGCGGCATTGTGGAGGGCGGCCTGAAATACACGGCCTGCGACGCCTGGCAGGCGGAATATACCCGCGCCGCGCTCGCGCGCCATATTGCACAGGTGCTGGAGACCGTAGACGCCCTGGTGGTGCCGACATCGCCCACCATTCATACGCTCGATGAAATGAAAGCAGAGCCGGTGCGCTACAACTCGCACTTCGGCTACTACACCAACTTCACTAACCTGGCCGATCTCTGCGCGCTGGCGCTGCCCGGCGATTTCCGCGACGACGGCCTGCCGGCCGGCATTACGCTTATCGCGCCCGCCTGGCATGACGCGGCGCTGGCGCACTTCGGCGCGCTCTGGCAGCAGGCAGTGCCGCTGCCGCTCGGCGCAACGAATAAAGCGCTGCCCGCGGCCGAACCGTTCGCGCCATCGCCGCACCACGTGCGCCTCGCGGTCGTCGGCGCGCACCTGCGCGGCATGCCGCTCAACCACCAGCTCACCACCCGCGACGCGGTGTTTATCAAAGAGACCACCACGGCGGCGGACTATCGCCTTTATGCGCTCGCCAACACCACGCCGCCGAAGCCAGGGCTTGCGCGCGCAGACAGCGGGCAGCCCATCGTGGTGGAGCTGTGGGATATCCCGCTCGCACGCTTTGGGGAGTTTGTTGCGGAGATCCCGCCGCCGCTTGGTATCGGCACGCTGACGCTCGCCGATGGCCGCGCGGTAAAAGGCTTTATCTGCGAACCGCAGGCGCTCGGGAGCGCCACTGACATCACGGAATGGGGCGGCTGGAAAGCCTGGCTTGCCCGCCACCAGAGCGCCTGA
- the uca gene encoding urea carboxylase, protein MFSKVLIANRGEIACRAIRTLKKMGIASVAVYSTPDRNAQHVLDADIAIALDGDAARDTYLNVDKILAAAKASGAQAIFPGYGFLSERAEFAAACEAAGLVFIGPTPQQIGDFGLKHRARALAAQAGVPMTPGSGLLRSLEEATQAAEDIGYPVMLKTTAGGGGIGLTRCDDAPTLAQAWESVRRQGLQFFSDDGVFIEKFISRARHLEVQILGDGKGYVAALGERDCSLQRRNQKVVEETPAPGLPQATREALHAAAVALGESVNYRSAGTVEFIYDAGSDRFWFLEVNTRLQVEHPVTEAVTGLDLIECMINVAAGEPLDRARLAKAPQGASIEVRLYAEDPLKNFQPSPGQLTDVHFPDGVRVDGWVSTGAEVSAFYDPMIAKIIVHGDDRPQALSKLRQALDATRLHGIATNLDYLRQIIRLEAFENATMWTRLLDEVSYHAHAIEVLEPGTWSSVQDYPGRLGYWDIGVPPSGPMDDYAFRLANRIVGNAPEAAGLEFTLQGPTLRFHSDAIFALTGADCDAKLDGEPVACWQPVTVRAGQTLTLGRARTGCRGYLAVRNGIDVPQYLGSRSTFALGQFGGHAGRTLRPGDVLAISRPALAACTTPAPISPPRTPEPGVIPRYGEVWNIGVLYGPHGAPDFFTPASMDAFFAAEWQVHYNSNRLGVRLVGPKPEWSRADGGEAGLHPSNVHDCEYAIGAINFTGDFPVILTRDGPSLGGFVCPVTIARAELWKVGQVKPGDRIRFHPISIEHAQSLELAQEVACNHLRAVTARPDETPTLLPGTTGSAAILAEVPAQNGLPAVVWRQAGDSYILIEYGDNVLDLALRLRVHLLMKAIRSSGVEGVEELSPGVRSLQVRYDSQRLGQRALLTLLMSLEKQLGDVESLKIPSRIVWLPMAFEDSATLGAVERYQQTVRAQAPWLPNNVDFICRANGLSHRDDVKKVVFDASYLILGLGDVYLGAPCAVPVDPRHRLLSSKYNPARTWTAEGTVGIGGMYMCIYGMDSPGGYQLVGRTLPIWNKFLKNPQFGEEPWLLKFFDQVRFYPVSEAELNDFRDAFREGRASVRIEEGEFDFAAYRAFLAANEQDIAAFRERQQAAFSAEVAHWHTQEPEDDPHEAQAEDEAESEGQLVSADLNGNIWKILVEPGQRVKQGEPLIVVEAMKMELMVHAPVDGVVARIRCQQGRPVAPGDALLWLG, encoded by the coding sequence ATGTTCAGTAAAGTGCTTATCGCCAACCGCGGCGAGATCGCCTGTCGCGCCATTCGTACCCTGAAGAAAATGGGCATCGCGAGCGTCGCGGTCTACTCAACGCCGGATCGTAACGCGCAGCATGTGCTCGATGCCGATATCGCCATCGCGCTCGACGGCGACGCGGCGCGCGACACCTATCTTAACGTCGATAAAATTCTCGCAGCGGCGAAAGCGAGCGGGGCGCAGGCGATTTTCCCCGGCTACGGTTTTCTTTCCGAGCGCGCTGAATTCGCAGCGGCGTGCGAAGCCGCGGGCCTGGTATTCATCGGCCCGACGCCGCAGCAGATTGGCGATTTTGGCCTGAAACACCGCGCCCGCGCGCTGGCGGCACAGGCGGGCGTGCCGATGACGCCGGGCAGCGGGCTGCTGCGCTCGCTTGAGGAGGCAACCCAGGCGGCAGAAGATATTGGCTACCCGGTGATGCTGAAAACCACCGCGGGCGGCGGCGGCATCGGACTGACGCGCTGCGACGACGCGCCTACGCTGGCGCAGGCCTGGGAGAGCGTCAGACGCCAGGGCCTCCAGTTTTTCAGCGATGACGGCGTGTTTATTGAGAAATTCATCAGCCGCGCGCGTCATCTGGAAGTGCAGATCCTGGGCGATGGCAAGGGTTACGTGGCGGCGCTCGGCGAGCGCGACTGTTCGCTCCAGCGCCGTAATCAGAAAGTGGTGGAAGAGACGCCCGCGCCGGGTCTGCCGCAGGCGACCCGCGAGGCGCTGCACGCCGCCGCGGTGGCGCTTGGCGAATCGGTCAATTATCGCAGCGCAGGCACCGTTGAGTTTATCTACGACGCCGGGAGCGATCGCTTCTGGTTTCTGGAGGTCAACACCCGCCTTCAGGTGGAGCACCCGGTAACTGAGGCCGTGACGGGGCTCGATCTTATCGAGTGCATGATCAATGTGGCCGCGGGCGAGCCGCTGGACAGGGCGCGGCTCGCAAAAGCGCCGCAGGGCGCGTCGATTGAAGTGCGTCTCTATGCCGAAGATCCCCTGAAAAACTTCCAGCCGTCGCCGGGGCAGCTTACCGACGTGCATTTCCCTGACGGCGTGCGCGTCGATGGCTGGGTCAGCACCGGCGCGGAAGTCAGCGCGTTTTACGATCCGATGATCGCCAAAATCATCGTTCACGGCGATGACCGCCCGCAGGCGCTGTCGAAACTGCGTCAGGCGCTCGACGCCACGCGCCTGCACGGCATCGCCACTAATCTCGATTATCTGCGCCAGATTATCCGTCTGGAGGCGTTTGAAAACGCCACCATGTGGACGCGTCTGCTGGATGAAGTGAGCTACCACGCGCACGCCATCGAAGTGCTGGAGCCAGGCACCTGGAGCAGCGTGCAGGATTATCCGGGCCGTCTGGGCTACTGGGATATCGGCGTGCCGCCGTCCGGGCCGATGGACGATTACGCCTTCCGTCTGGCCAACCGTATCGTGGGTAACGCGCCGGAGGCCGCCGGGCTTGAATTCACGCTTCAGGGACCGACGCTGCGCTTTCACAGCGACGCTATCTTCGCGCTCACCGGCGCGGACTGCGACGCAAAGCTCGATGGCGAGCCGGTCGCCTGCTGGCAGCCGGTTACCGTCCGCGCCGGGCAGACGCTGACGCTGGGCCGCGCCCGCACAGGCTGTCGCGGTTATCTGGCGGTGCGTAACGGCATCGACGTGCCGCAGTATCTCGGCAGCCGTTCCACCTTCGCGCTCGGGCAGTTCGGCGGCCATGCGGGCCGCACGCTGCGCCCCGGCGATGTGCTGGCGATATCGCGCCCGGCGCTCGCCGCCTGCACCACGCCTGCGCCCATCTCGCCGCCCCGGACGCCGGAGCCGGGGGTTATCCCGCGTTATGGCGAGGTCTGGAATATCGGCGTGCTCTACGGGCCGCACGGCGCGCCCGATTTCTTCACGCCCGCGTCGATGGACGCCTTCTTCGCCGCCGAATGGCAGGTGCATTACAACTCCAACCGTCTCGGCGTGCGGCTGGTCGGCCCGAAGCCGGAATGGAGCCGCGCCGACGGCGGCGAGGCGGGGCTGCATCCGTCTAACGTCCATGACTGCGAATACGCTATCGGGGCGATAAACTTTACCGGCGACTTCCCGGTGATCCTCACCCGCGACGGCCCAAGCCTCGGCGGATTTGTCTGCCCGGTCACCATTGCGCGCGCGGAGCTGTGGAAAGTCGGTCAGGTGAAGCCTGGCGATCGCATTCGTTTTCATCCGATAAGCATCGAACATGCGCAGTCGCTTGAGCTGGCGCAGGAAGTGGCGTGCAACCATCTGCGCGCGGTGACGGCCCGCCCGGATGAGACGCCAACGCTGCTGCCCGGCACAACCGGAAGTGCGGCGATTTTAGCCGAAGTGCCTGCGCAGAACGGGCTGCCCGCCGTGGTCTGGCGGCAGGCGGGCGACAGCTACATTCTCATCGAATATGGCGACAACGTGCTGGATCTGGCGCTGCGCCTGCGGGTGCATCTGCTGATGAAAGCGATTCGTTCGAGCGGCGTCGAGGGCGTGGAGGAGCTTTCGCCCGGCGTGCGGTCGTTGCAGGTACGTTACGACAGCCAGCGTCTGGGGCAGCGCGCCTTGCTGACGCTGCTGATGAGCCTTGAAAAACAGCTCGGCGATGTGGAGTCGCTGAAGATCCCCTCGCGAATCGTCTGGCTGCCGATGGCGTTTGAAGACAGCGCGACGCTTGGCGCGGTCGAGCGTTACCAGCAGACCGTGCGCGCCCAGGCGCCGTGGCTGCCGAATAACGTCGATTTTATCTGCCGCGCGAACGGGCTGTCGCACCGCGACGACGTGAAAAAGGTAGTGTTCGACGCGAGCTATCTGATCCTCGGGCTGGGGGATGTCTATCTCGGTGCGCCGTGCGCGGTGCCGGTCGATCCGCGCCATCGCCTGCTCAGTTCGAAATATAACCCGGCGCGCACGTGGACCGCCGAGGGCACCGTCGGCATCGGCGGGATGTATATGTGCATCTACGGTATGGATTCGCCCGGCGGCTACCAACTGGTGGGGCGCACGTTGCCCATCTGGAACAAATTCCTCAAAAACCCGCAGTTCGGCGAGGAGCCGTGGCTGCTCAAATTCTTCGATCAGGTGCGCTTCTACCCGGTGAGCGAAGCCGAACTGAATGATTTCCGTGACGCCTTCCGCGAGGGCCGCGCGTCTGTCCGTATTGAAGAGGGCGAGTTTGATTTTGCGGCGTATCGCGCCTTTTTAGCGGCCAACGAGCAGGATATTGCCGCGTTCCGCGAGCGTCAGCAGGCCGCGTTTAGCGCCGAGGTGGCGCACTGGCACACGCAGGAGCCGGAGGATGACCCCCATGAGGCGCAGGCAGAAGATGAGGCCGAAAGCGAAGGGCAGCTGGTGAGCGCCGATCTCAACGGCAACATCTGGAAGATTCTGGTCGAGCCGGGCCAGCGGGTGAAGCAGGGCGAGCCGCTTATCGTGGTGGAGGCCATGAAGATGGAGCTGATGGTGCATGCGCCGGTGGATGGCGTGGTGGCGCGTATTCGTTGTCAGCAGGGGCGGCCTGTGGCACCGGGCGATGCCCTTTTGTGGCTGGGCTGA
- a CDS encoding GntR family transcriptional regulator, whose product MPLTARQHEAQPEAQGDRIYRLMKQAIFDFRLLPGDRFSENDVAARMGASRTPVRQALHRLEQEGYLDVQPRSGWQVRPIDFDHLEALYDLRIVLETEAVARLCALPAHVTPLPLRELREFWIDAPPLADGSDVAPHDEAFHLTLVATAGNPEMARVHREVTEKIRIVRRMDFTQASRVSATYAEHGQILLAIFERNLKEARTRLYDHIAQSQKEVRKITLHALQQARRGASD is encoded by the coding sequence ATGCCGCTTACCGCCCGACAACACGAGGCGCAACCGGAGGCGCAGGGCGATCGCATCTACCGGCTGATGAAACAGGCGATCTTCGATTTCCGCCTGCTGCCGGGCGATCGCTTCAGCGAAAACGACGTCGCCGCGCGCATGGGGGCAAGCCGCACGCCGGTACGCCAGGCGCTGCACCGGCTCGAACAGGAAGGCTATCTCGACGTCCAGCCGCGCAGCGGCTGGCAGGTGCGGCCGATCGATTTCGATCATCTGGAGGCGCTCTACGATCTGCGCATCGTGCTGGAAACCGAAGCCGTTGCGCGCCTCTGCGCCTTACCGGCGCACGTCACGCCGTTGCCGCTGCGTGAGCTGCGCGAATTCTGGATTGACGCGCCGCCGCTCGCGGACGGCAGCGATGTCGCGCCGCATGATGAGGCATTCCACCTGACGCTCGTTGCTACCGCGGGCAACCCGGAAATGGCGCGCGTGCATCGTGAGGTCACGGAAAAAATCCGCATTGTGCGCCGCATGGATTTCACACAGGCGTCACGCGTCAGCGCGACCTACGCCGAGCACGGCCAGATCCTGCTCGCCATATTTGAACGCAACCTGAAGGAGGCCCGGACCCGACTGTACGACCATATCGCTCAAAGCCAGAAAGAGGTTCGCAAGATTACGCTGCACGCCCTGCAACAGGCGCGGCGTGGCGCGTCAGATTAA
- the urtA gene encoding urea ABC transporter substrate-binding protein encodes MHRRTLLKAFALSASVISMGFAFSAQAADTIKVGIMHSLSGTMAISETPLKDVALMTIDEINAKGGVLGKKLEPVVVDPASNWPLFAEKARQLLSQDKVAVVFGCWTSVSRKSVLPVFEELNGLLFYPVQYEGEEMSPNVFYTGAAPNQQAIPAVEYLMSEDGGGAKRFFLLGTDYVYPRTTNKILRAFLHAKGVQDKDIEEVYTPFGYSDYQTIVANIKKFSAGGKTAVVSTINGDSNVPFYKELANQGLKATDVPVVAFSVGEEELRGIDAKPLVGNLAAWNYFESVDNPENKKFVADYRAYAKAHKLPNADTVVTNDPMEATYVGIHMWAQAVEKAGTTDVDKVRAAMAGQSFKAPSGFTLTMDNTNHHLHKPVMIGEIEGNGQFNVVWQTEAPVRAQPWSPYIAGNDKKADTPVKTASN; translated from the coding sequence ATGCATCGTCGTACTTTGTTAAAAGCCTTCGCCCTTTCCGCCTCGGTCATCAGCATGGGGTTCGCCTTCAGCGCCCAGGCCGCCGACACCATTAAAGTGGGCATTATGCACTCGCTCTCCGGCACGATGGCGATATCGGAAACGCCGCTCAAAGATGTGGCGCTAATGACTATCGATGAGATCAACGCCAAAGGCGGCGTTCTCGGTAAAAAGCTGGAGCCGGTGGTGGTCGATCCGGCCTCCAACTGGCCGCTGTTCGCCGAGAAAGCCCGCCAGCTGCTGAGCCAGGATAAGGTCGCGGTGGTCTTCGGCTGCTGGACATCGGTCTCGCGTAAATCGGTGCTGCCGGTCTTTGAAGAACTCAATGGGCTGCTGTTCTACCCGGTGCAGTATGAAGGCGAAGAGATGTCGCCGAATGTCTTCTATACAGGGGCCGCGCCTAATCAGCAGGCGATCCCGGCGGTGGAATACCTGATGAGCGAAGATGGCGGCGGCGCGAAGCGTTTCTTCCTGCTCGGCACCGATTACGTCTATCCGCGTACCACCAATAAAATCCTTCGCGCGTTCCTGCACGCCAAAGGCGTGCAGGACAAAGACATTGAAGAGGTTTACACGCCGTTTGGCTACAGCGACTACCAGACGATTGTCGCTAACATCAAAAAATTCTCCGCGGGCGGTAAAACGGCGGTCGTATCCACCATTAACGGCGACTCCAACGTGCCGTTCTATAAAGAGCTGGCGAACCAGGGGCTGAAGGCGACCGACGTGCCGGTGGTGGCGTTCTCGGTGGGCGAAGAAGAACTGCGCGGGATCGACGCCAAACCGCTGGTGGGCAACCTGGCCGCGTGGAACTACTTCGAGTCGGTGGATAACCCGGAAAACAAAAAATTTGTCGCTGATTACCGCGCTTACGCCAAAGCGCACAAGCTGCCGAACGCCGATACCGTCGTGACCAACGATCCGATGGAAGCGACCTATGTCGGCATTCATATGTGGGCGCAGGCGGTAGAGAAGGCGGGCACAACGGATGTCGACAAGGTGCGCGCGGCGATGGCGGGGCAATCGTTCAAGGCACCGTCCGGCTTTACGCTGACGATGGATAACACCAATCACCATCTGCATAAACCGGTGATGATTGGCGAAATCGAGGGCAACGGCCAGTTCAACGTGGTGTGGCAGACCGAAGCACCGGTGCGCGCGCAGCCGTGGAGCCCGTATATCGCCGGGAACGACAAAAAAGCCGATACGCCGGTGAAAACCGCCAGCAATTAA